The Deltaproteobacteria bacterium genome includes a region encoding these proteins:
- a CDS encoding DUF1501 domain-containing protein, which yields MAISRRSFLKGSGLAAASSLVAPALLGNPFVRKAFADTIGDRYFVSIFLDGGNDGFNTVIPVNDGGATLRAAYDAARATGTDGINIGAAALGATLIGTDPGSGAQLALHPALAGLKQLYDLGKVAVIQGCGYPRPNLSHEESRLAFAAGTPPGLSTGTGWLGRYLAANYGGSDIPGLCLRSEVAGEFRQTATSVLAARRLRWLRFPYDDDYGDDVTRKRAAFNALYQGASAQALPIAEYLGTSGVATLLATESYAGLHDLYQTDRAAFDEAYDALDQGLAYNLREAAKVVHGIASGVPNVQARLMQCATGGYDTHSDQGSTTSDGHHWQLLAEVGDSLKLFYDDCADMGVADKMVVLVWSEFGRRVPQNDGGTDHGTQYPMFVLGGAVQGGVYGNHPNINESALSDDGNTVYSQAAADPFRSTDMRDVYGTILKHWLGMPHGTILSNVLTLDGGDPAERWTEENFDMGFLV from the coding sequence GTCGCGCCGGCGCTGCTCGGCAACCCGTTCGTGCGCAAAGCCTTCGCCGACACGATCGGCGACCGCTACTTCGTCTCCATCTTCCTCGACGGCGGAAACGACGGCTTCAACACCGTGATCCCGGTGAACGACGGCGGCGCGACGTTGCGCGCCGCCTACGACGCCGCGCGCGCGACCGGCACCGACGGCATCAACATCGGCGCGGCCGCGCTCGGCGCGACGCTGATCGGCACCGACCCCGGGAGCGGCGCCCAGCTCGCGCTCCATCCCGCGCTCGCCGGGCTCAAGCAGCTCTACGACCTCGGCAAGGTCGCGGTCATCCAGGGCTGCGGCTACCCGCGCCCGAACCTGTCGCACGAGGAGTCGCGGCTCGCCTTCGCGGCCGGCACGCCGCCCGGGCTCAGCACGGGCACGGGGTGGCTCGGACGCTATCTGGCCGCCAACTACGGCGGCAGCGACATCCCGGGCCTCTGCCTGCGGTCCGAGGTCGCGGGAGAGTTCCGGCAGACCGCGACGAGCGTGCTCGCCGCGCGCCGCCTCCGCTGGCTGCGCTTCCCCTACGACGACGACTACGGCGACGACGTCACGCGGAAGCGCGCCGCCTTCAACGCGCTCTACCAGGGCGCCTCGGCGCAGGCGCTCCCGATCGCCGAGTACCTCGGCACGAGCGGGGTCGCGACCCTGCTCGCGACCGAGAGCTATGCCGGCCTGCACGACCTCTACCAGACGGATCGCGCCGCGTTCGACGAGGCGTACGACGCGCTCGACCAGGGCCTGGCGTACAACCTGCGCGAGGCCGCGAAGGTCGTCCACGGCATCGCGAGCGGCGTCCCGAACGTCCAGGCGCGCCTCATGCAGTGCGCGACCGGCGGCTACGACACCCACTCCGACCAGGGGAGCACGACCTCGGACGGCCATCACTGGCAGCTCCTCGCCGAGGTCGGCGACTCCCTGAAGCTCTTCTACGACGACTGCGCCGACATGGGCGTCGCCGACAAGATGGTCGTGCTGGTCTGGAGCGAGTTCGGCCGGCGGGTGCCGCAGAACGACGGCGGCACCGACCACGGCACGCAGTACCCGATGTTCGTGCTCGGCGGCGCCGTGCAGGGCGGCGTCTACGGCAACCACCCCAACATCAACGAGAGCGCGCTTTCCGATGACGGCAACACCGTATACTCGCAAGCGGCCGCCGACCCGTTCCGCTCGACCGACATGCGCGACGTGTACGGCACGATCCTGAAGCACTGGCTCGGCATGCCGCACGGGACGATCCTCTCGAACGTCCTCACGCTCGACGGCGGCGACCCCGCGGAGCGCTGGACCGAGGAGAACTTCGACATGGGATTCCTCGTGTGA
- a CDS encoding MOSC domain-containing protein: protein MANGTTVGRIEDIRRYPVKSMGGEQLATTALGARGIPGDRAWAVRDEVNGGIRGAKKIPGLMRLAAAYPEPPPAEGSSPAVITFPDGTTCRTGDADVNERLSRALDHRVSLWPLLPADALDHYRRGAPTHADFEQEMRAVFGRAEGEPLPDLTVFPPELFEYESPLGTYFDAFPLLVVTTGSLGTMASRRPASRFDVRRFRPNLLIATDEAAAGDGFPEAAWAGRRLSVGDAVLQLLAACPRCVMTTHGFGDLPKDPGVMRALVQETGGLLGVYASVETPGTVGRGDSVTLLD from the coding sequence ATGGCGAACGGCACGACGGTCGGGCGGATCGAGGACATCCGGCGCTACCCGGTGAAGAGCATGGGCGGCGAGCAGCTGGCGACGACGGCGCTCGGGGCGCGCGGAATTCCCGGCGATCGCGCCTGGGCGGTGCGCGACGAGGTGAACGGCGGCATCCGGGGCGCCAAGAAGATCCCGGGGCTCATGCGGCTCGCGGCGGCCTATCCCGAGCCGCCGCCCGCCGAGGGATCGAGCCCCGCCGTCATCACGTTCCCGGACGGCACCACGTGCCGCACCGGCGACGCCGACGTGAACGAACGGCTCTCGCGGGCGCTCGACCACCGCGTGAGCCTCTGGCCGCTCCTGCCCGCCGACGCGCTCGACCACTACCGGCGCGGCGCGCCCACGCACGCCGATTTCGAGCAGGAGATGCGCGCGGTCTTCGGCCGCGCCGAGGGCGAGCCCCTCCCCGACCTGACCGTGTTCCCGCCCGAGCTCTTCGAGTACGAGTCGCCCCTCGGCACGTACTTCGACGCGTTTCCCCTGCTGGTCGTGACGACGGGCTCGCTCGGGACGATGGCGAGCCGTCGGCCGGCGTCGCGCTTCGACGTCCGCCGCTTCCGTCCGAACCTCCTGATCGCGACCGACGAGGCCGCGGCCGGCGACGGCTTCCCCGAGGCGGCCTGGGCCGGGCGGCGCCTCAGCGTCGGCGACGCCGTCCTCCAGCTCCTCGCGGCGTGCCCGCGCTGCGTCATGACGACCCACGGCTTCGGCGACCTGCCGAAGGATCCGGGCGTCATGCGGGCGCTCGTGCAGGAGACGGGTGGGCTGCTCGGGGTCTACGCGAGCGTCGAGACGCCCGGCACCGTGGGGCGCGGCGATTCCGTGACGTTGCTCGACTGA
- a CDS encoding MMPL family transporter, with product MAAPTRLRADAEPVDGTGPLARFFAAVIARRWLVIAFYAVLLPPAAFYAARVQQDNSVDRLIIATDPDVVATRAFEQVFGEGEFALLLAEAPDPLAPAVVARVDEIERSLAGIDHVTVNSTLSIYRRARAGFEPTPEDLAAFRAFVSGTDLFKQQGLVGDRYLAIGLIFDVANTEERRTALDAIERAIGKYRAKPAPLEKLTELGAPWVDQYLDETQQEAWKYFVLFLAFVVALNLILYRSVATLLAFLITLAVCLAFSVGIIGILDGTLTIVSPMVPMTILVTATATLVYLHSRFVDRPPDREVVAHQVFSYVNKFVACTASIFATAVGFAALAVSDIRPIREMGIWVALGLTAVWVVTLTLFPALQAILRTPTGQERRTFGPWIQRVADWLPRATYRWRWPLVTSSLVLSALGAIALLGLPGVVAPMKILTNPAAYMNPEAPLYLDIQRLQPQIPGLSVTQVWLKGSLGSVSEPAVLNGIHEFQKALERNPDVGAVVGPTTILRMIRYIGGQGDTWPADPGQVEEAAGQLEGLVGQEPLLQRFVQPHELAEAQITVVSRKPEYEDLKRLADGIRAAWAGTVANVPALKAFELQIVGLAPLHAKMAQGLVPTLVESFILTVVIIFAAFFVVFRSGTARLMAMIPSIFAILVMFLVMRLTGMQLNIATILIASTVLGTSENDQIHFFYHFLEGRKDGDVEHALTHTLLVAGRAILFATMINAGGFVAFGFAELPPIAQFGMLAALAFVLSMIADFTALPAALWILFREKPSDR from the coding sequence ATGGCCGCACCGACCCGGCTCCGGGCCGACGCCGAGCCCGTGGACGGGACCGGACCCCTCGCGCGCTTCTTCGCCGCCGTCATCGCGCGGCGCTGGCTGGTGATCGCCTTCTACGCGGTGCTCCTGCCGCCGGCCGCCTTCTACGCCGCCAGGGTCCAGCAGGACAATTCGGTCGACCGGCTGATCATCGCGACCGACCCCGACGTCGTCGCGACCCGCGCCTTCGAGCAGGTCTTCGGCGAGGGCGAGTTCGCGCTCCTCCTCGCCGAGGCGCCCGATCCGCTGGCGCCGGCCGTGGTCGCGCGCGTCGACGAGATCGAGCGATCGCTCGCCGGCATCGACCACGTCACGGTGAACTCCACCCTCTCGATCTACCGGCGCGCCAGGGCCGGCTTCGAGCCGACCCCCGAGGACCTGGCCGCGTTCCGCGCCTTCGTCTCCGGCACCGACCTCTTCAAGCAGCAGGGCCTCGTCGGCGATCGCTACCTCGCGATCGGCCTCATCTTCGACGTCGCCAACACCGAGGAGCGGCGGACGGCGCTCGACGCGATCGAGCGGGCGATCGGGAAATATCGCGCGAAGCCGGCCCCGCTCGAGAAGCTCACCGAGCTCGGCGCGCCCTGGGTCGATCAGTACCTCGACGAAACGCAACAAGAGGCCTGGAAGTACTTCGTGCTCTTCCTGGCGTTCGTCGTCGCGCTGAACCTCATCCTCTACCGCTCGGTGGCGACGCTCCTCGCGTTCCTGATCACGCTCGCGGTCTGCCTGGCGTTCTCGGTCGGCATCATCGGGATCCTCGACGGGACGCTCACGATCGTGTCGCCGATGGTGCCGATGACGATCCTCGTGACGGCGACGGCGACGCTCGTGTACCTGCACTCGCGCTTCGTCGACCGGCCGCCCGATCGCGAGGTCGTGGCGCACCAGGTCTTCTCGTACGTCAACAAGTTCGTGGCCTGCACCGCGTCGATCTTCGCGACCGCGGTCGGCTTCGCGGCGCTCGCGGTCTCCGACATCCGGCCGATCCGCGAGATGGGCATCTGGGTCGCGCTCGGCCTCACCGCCGTCTGGGTCGTCACGCTCACCCTCTTTCCGGCCCTGCAGGCGATCCTCCGGACGCCGACGGGCCAGGAGCGTCGCACCTTCGGCCCGTGGATCCAACGCGTCGCGGACTGGCTGCCGCGCGCGACCTACCGCTGGCGCTGGCCGCTCGTCACGAGCTCGCTCGTCCTCTCGGCGCTCGGAGCGATCGCCCTGCTCGGGCTCCCCGGCGTCGTCGCGCCGATGAAGATCCTGACGAACCCGGCCGCGTACATGAACCCCGAGGCGCCGCTCTACCTCGACATCCAGCGCCTGCAGCCGCAGATCCCCGGCTTGTCGGTCACGCAGGTGTGGCTGAAGGGCAGCCTCGGCAGCGTCTCGGAGCCCGCGGTGCTCAACGGCATCCACGAGTTCCAGAAGGCGCTCGAGCGGAACCCCGACGTCGGCGCCGTCGTCGGGCCGACGACGATCCTCCGCATGATCCGCTACATCGGCGGCCAGGGCGACACCTGGCCGGCGGACCCCGGCCAGGTCGAGGAGGCGGCGGGCCAGCTCGAAGGGCTCGTCGGCCAGGAGCCGCTCCTGCAGCGCTTCGTCCAGCCGCACGAGCTCGCGGAGGCCCAGATCACCGTCGTCAGCCGCAAGCCAGAATACGAGGACCTGAAGCGGCTCGCCGACGGCATCCGCGCGGCGTGGGCCGGGACCGTCGCGAACGTCCCGGCCTTGAAAGCGTTCGAGCTCCAGATCGTCGGGCTCGCCCCGCTGCACGCGAAGATGGCGCAGGGCCTCGTACCGACCCTCGTCGAGAGCTTCATCCTCACGGTCGTCATCATCTTCGCCGCGTTCTTCGTCGTGTTCCGCAGCGGCACGGCGCGGCTCATGGCGATGATCCCGTCGATCTTCGCGATCCTCGTGATGTTCCTCGTGATGCGGCTCACGGGCATGCAGCTCAACATCGCGACGATCCTGATCGCGTCGACCGTGCTCGGCACGTCCGAGAACGACCAGATCCACTTCTTCTACCACTTCCTCGAGGGCCGGAAGGACGGCGACGTCGAGCACGCCCTCACCCACACGCTGCTCGTCGCGGGCCGCGCCATCCTCTTCGCGACCATGATCAACGCCGGCGGCTTCGTCGCCTTCGGGTTCGCCGAGCTGCCGCCGATCGCGCAGTTCGGCATGCTCGCGGCGCTGGCATTCGTGCTGTCGATGATCGCCGACTTCACCGCGCTGCCGGCGGCGTTGTGGATCCTCTTCCGCGAGAAGCCGTCGGATCGCTGA
- a CDS encoding rhomboid family intramembrane serine protease: MFPYHDENETQRTPVVTFVLIGLNVVAWMLLQGAGAELPLAKSVCELGLIPAELLQTRPVGSRFPMGNGIACLTDPGRQVGNILSSMFLHGSWMHLLGNMWFLWLFGNNIEDSMNRGAFLAFYLTCGLTAALAQAVTNPTSVVPMVGASGAISGVMGAYLVLFPRVRVFCIVPLGIILTRMALPAWVMLLYWAFLQLASGLMTGAHDGGGVAFWAHIGGFVAGVVLVKPLVRQDLLIEHRRHRWLPERS, encoded by the coding sequence ATGTTCCCCTACCACGACGAGAACGAGACCCAGCGCACGCCGGTCGTCACGTTCGTCCTCATCGGCCTGAACGTCGTGGCGTGGATGCTCTTGCAGGGCGCGGGGGCGGAGCTGCCGCTCGCGAAGTCGGTCTGCGAGCTCGGGCTCATCCCAGCGGAGCTTCTGCAGACGCGGCCGGTGGGGTCGCGCTTCCCGATGGGCAACGGCATCGCCTGCCTCACCGACCCGGGGCGGCAGGTCGGCAACATCCTCTCGTCGATGTTCCTGCACGGCTCGTGGATGCACCTGCTCGGCAACATGTGGTTCCTCTGGCTCTTCGGGAACAACATCGAGGACTCGATGAACCGCGGGGCGTTCCTCGCGTTCTACTTGACGTGCGGGCTCACGGCGGCGCTCGCGCAGGCCGTCACGAACCCGACGTCGGTGGTGCCGATGGTGGGGGCGTCGGGCGCCATCAGCGGCGTCATGGGCGCCTACCTCGTGCTCTTCCCGCGGGTTCGCGTGTTCTGCATCGTCCCGCTCGGAATCATCCTCACCCGCATGGCGCTGCCCGCCTGGGTGATGCTGCTCTACTGGGCCTTCCTCCAGCTCGCGAGCGGCCTCATGACCGGCGCGCACGATGGCGGCGGCGTCGCGTTCTGGGCCCACATCGGCGGCTTCGTCGCCGGCGTCGTCCTGGTGAAGCCGCTCGTCCGTCAGGACCTCCTGATCGAGCACCGCCGCCACCGGTGGCTGCCGGAGCGCTCCTGA
- a CDS encoding DEAD/DEAH box helicase yields MTTSFSEFALIPALTEAVADMGFTRPTPIQAEAIPVALAGRDLIGCASTGTGKTAAFLLPILQRLSTGPRNVCRGLVLSPTRELALQIDEQALALGYHLGITAVSVVGGVDMRPQERALRAGAEIVVATPGRLLDHMRFDYVDLKSLEVLVLDEADRMLDMGFLPDIKRILRALPVDRQTLMFSATMAPEIRQLAGDILRDPVPILIGGAQRVASGIVQSVYPVAQDRKTPLLTTLIKQQQWRSVLVFVKRKADADRLARAITRGASPATSIHSDRRQEDRVAALEAFRRGEYPVMVATDVAARGIDVEGISHVVNYDVPFSSDDYIHRGGRTARAGAVGEVLTFVAPEEEDELQSIEKAIGMTLPRVILPNFDHGVHEHVPRPVVEDDRGGRGRRGRAPRRGGAGRGRGRAGAAASAVPVATSAAAASDGGDGAASAPAKRRRRRRRRPAGSSPSAVPVE; encoded by the coding sequence ATGACGACGTCCTTCAGCGAATTCGCTCTCATCCCCGCGCTCACCGAGGCCGTCGCCGACATGGGGTTCACGCGGCCGACGCCGATCCAGGCGGAGGCGATTCCCGTCGCGTTGGCGGGACGTGATCTCATCGGGTGCGCGTCGACCGGCACCGGCAAGACGGCGGCGTTCCTGCTGCCGATCCTCCAGCGCCTCAGCACCGGTCCCCGCAACGTCTGCCGCGGGCTCGTCCTGTCGCCGACGCGCGAGCTCGCGCTCCAGATCGACGAGCAGGCGCTCGCCCTCGGCTACCACCTCGGCATCACGGCGGTGTCGGTCGTCGGCGGCGTCGACATGCGGCCGCAGGAGAGGGCGCTGCGCGCCGGGGCCGAGATCGTCGTCGCGACGCCTGGGCGCCTCCTCGACCACATGCGGTTCGACTACGTCGACCTGAAGTCGCTCGAGGTCCTCGTCCTCGACGAGGCCGACCGCATGCTCGACATGGGGTTTCTTCCGGACATCAAGAGGATCTTGCGCGCGCTTCCCGTCGACCGTCAGACCTTGATGTTCTCGGCGACGATGGCGCCCGAGATCCGCCAGCTCGCGGGCGACATCCTGCGCGACCCGGTGCCGATCCTGATCGGCGGCGCGCAGCGGGTCGCGAGCGGCATCGTGCAGAGCGTCTATCCGGTCGCGCAGGATCGGAAGACGCCGCTCCTCACGACGCTCATCAAGCAGCAGCAGTGGCGCTCCGTTCTGGTGTTCGTGAAGCGCAAGGCCGACGCCGACCGGCTGGCGCGCGCCATCACGCGCGGCGCCTCGCCGGCGACGAGCATCCACTCCGACCGCCGGCAGGAGGATCGGGTGGCGGCGCTCGAGGCGTTCCGCCGCGGCGAGTATCCCGTGATGGTCGCAACCGACGTCGCGGCGCGCGGCATCGACGTCGAGGGCATCTCGCACGTCGTCAACTACGACGTGCCGTTCTCCTCCGACGACTACATCCATCGCGGCGGCCGGACGGCGCGCGCCGGGGCCGTTGGCGAGGTGCTGACCTTCGTCGCCCCCGAGGAGGAAGACGAGCTGCAGTCCATCGAGAAAGCGATCGGGATGACGTTGCCGCGGGTGATCCTGCCGAACTTCGACCACGGCGTGCACGAGCACGTGCCGCGCCCGGTGGTCGAGGACGATCGCGGCGGGCGTGGACGGCGCGGCCGCGCCCCACGTCGCGGCGGTGCGGGACGCGGCCGCGGACGCGCGGGCGCGGCCGCCTCTGCGGTGCCGGTCGCGACCTCCGCGGCGGCGGCGAGCGACGGCGGCGACGGCGCGGCGAGCGCGCCCGCCAAGCGCCGCCGGCGGCGTCGGCGGCGGCCCGCCGGATCCTCCCCCTCCGCGGTGCCCGTCGAATGA